Proteins from a single region of Theileria parva strain Muguga chromosome 1, complete sequence, whole genome shotgun sequence:
- a CDS encoding N-terminal domain of CBF1 interacting co-repressor CIR family protein: MWMGKIGNKSAAFIRHKHFHPGTYQNMEKVWLAEEKQKAEERRQKEMKEKREEELKTLEIKRQIREQEELKRMEMILEEKRNKYKVDRNFVSENQSGLILTGPATSSTSPTPKSTNKEEKKLVIRSQYNEDVLKNGHTTVFGSYYDRDKKSWGYKCCKLTEKEAKCPEAKPKYKRKNPDSETADRNSNKQAKKSANQGSGLTDSLKLLKQMDALE; this comes from the exons ATGTGGATGGGCAAAATCGGCAATAAATCTGCCGCTTTCATTCGGCACAAGCACTTTCATccag ggaCTTATCAGAACATGGAGAAGGTTTGGCTGGCTGAAGAGAAGCAGAAGGCTGAGGAGAGGCGGCAGAAGGAGATGAAGGAGAAGCGTGAAGAGGAGCTGAAAACTCTTGAGATTAAACGCCAGATTAGGGAGCAGGAGGAGCTTAAGAGGATGGAGATGATTCTTGAGGAGAAAAggaataaatataaagttgATCGCAATTTCGTATCTGAAAATCAGTCtggtttaattttaaccgGTCCTGCTACCTCTTCCACTTCTCCCACTCCTAAGTCTACTAATAAGGAGGAAAAGAAATTAGTTATAAGATCGCAATATAATGAGGATGTGTTAAAGAACGGCCACACTACAGTTTTTGGAAGTTACTATGACAGAGATAAGAAGAGCTGGGGCTACAAGTGCTGTAAACTCACTGAAAAGGAGGCCAAATGTCCTGAAGCAAAACCAAAATATAAACGAAAGAACCCTGACTCTGAAACCGCTGACCGTAACTCCAATAAACAGGCAAAAAAGTCTGCTAATCAAGGCTCTGGCCTCACCGATTCACTAAAACTTTTAAAGCAGATGGACGCCCtggaataa
- the PDCD2 gene encoding C-terminal putative domain protein, which yields MDGVDEEVVELFATLSKAEPWRLQRQYFPSKFGGLPAWLDPVHLPKESELKCEKCQSIMTFFLQIYAPDDLCEENDSFHRTVYLFVCQPCGNQWKAFRSQLARKNDFYDFHPSEDNIMFPDSEMGKRCCLACGLPSDNPSKEPIHLNNSKIQLVDTQDVRELHERCKIAVKHQTLCCTFDEWILNICEGEIPLSDNYLSHEKELYNRYLKEKKLNGEMMDESEEQAFESIQEENMYNDESFLKFSKKTTPNEVLYYSREGEPLWISDKTPRPVIIKSNHSSEGSIDGMPNNQTPIESDLNVVNLCENCGSDRSFEFQVLPQLLHYIKSDRVDFGSLSVYTCSKSCKIGNKYQREVVILERDYSLVPKPQNVK from the exons ATGGACGGTGTGGATGAGGAAGTTGTAGAATTATTCGCAACCCTGTCAAAAGCTGAGCCATGGAGGTTACAGCGCCAGTATTTCCCGAGTAAATTCGGAGGATTGCCAGCATGGCTTGACCCAGTTCATCTTCCAAAGGAATCTGAGTTAAAGTGTGAGAAATGTCAGAGTATAATGACGTTTtttctacaaatttatGCTCCAGATGATTTGTGTGAGGAAAACGACTCATTTCACAGGACGGTTTATCTGTTTGTTTGCCAGCCTTGTGGTAATCAGTGGAAAGCTTTTAGATCTCAGTTGGCTAGAAAGAACGATTTTTACGATTTTCATCCATCAGAAGATAACATTATGTTCCCAGACTCTGAAATGGGAAAAAGGTGCTGCTTAGCTTGCGGACTACCAAGCGATAATCCTTCAAAAGAGCCTATTCACTTGaataattctaaaattCAACTGGTTGATACACAAG ATGTTAGAGAGTTACACGAACGTTGTAAAATAGCAGTGAAACACCAGACTCTTTGTTGTACATTTGATGAGTGGATTCTTAATATTTGTGAAGGCGAGATTCCCTTATcagataattatttatcgCACGAAAAGGAGCTTTATAACCGATATTTAAAAGAGAAGAAGCTAAACGGAG AGATGATGGATGAGAGTGAGGAACAGGCATTTGAATCTATACAGGAAGAAAACATGTACAACGACGAGtcatttctaaaattttcaaaaaagACAACTCCGAATGAAGTTTTGTATTACTCGAGGGAAGGAGAGCCACTTTGGATAAGCGATAAAACTCCAAGACCAGTCATTATTAAAAGTAATCATTCATCAGAAGGATCCATAGATGGAATGCCCAATAATCAAACACCAATAGAAAGTGATTTAAATGTAGTAAATTTATGTGAAAACTGTGGAAGCGACAGATCATTTGAATTTCAAGTGTTGCCCCAATTACTCCACTACATAAAGTCGGATCGAGTTGATTTTGGGAGCTTATCAGTTTACACATGTTCAAAATCATGTAAAATAGGAAATAAATACCAGAGAGAAGTGGTAATTTTAGAAAGGGACTATTCTTTGGTCCCAAAACCacaaaatgttaaataa
- a CDS encoding Tp12 produces MDYSLLLFLCSVLFGIFNTATPALCSIPLSFSPDSLEDDSPLNDNFSFRTEDLKDSHTSKKSSEITEPDSSGDPELTPGTLNSRSESPELTASVETVVLDESPDDDFISEKDYSDALDSEDDQTDSLSKDAVDDDEGQHGRLFEKLSTEYSDDFKKSTEEGIDMDSEKTYTVRSVLPVDSLLVLTTPSGCSLLDFTGEDDGFQVVEFNFKTSELEECSKLTEDIIREMNEQLARDLVAHRTTQATPQTKMVEISVRDPMRNRQLNIKETQAVFTASDRLNSENSPDPSSPRFGDESDITEEDRREALLLLSRTLDFDYYPTDSDSVYVMSFSLNDRDTLDSNREQLLNQFYQLFNTPVDQSVNEEESSARTENKESTSTEDKMNFESIFKNLSSYSEEKLEKLLDEMKAFLETDEGKKAVEKFQNEMASKLKEVEKLYKEESELGKKILGDLSKHGVENVQCSKLTTEDCANYSKCQVLSVEGKDVCFVSPKTIYWLMQTKCGLQSKAALLSIARDLSNIGIISNKHVNNLEQSFDLNKICNAITHSYLSKLSPGLMNPNSRSANSNN; encoded by the coding sequence atggaCTATTCACTTCTGCTTTTTCTTTGTAGCGTCCTCTTTGGTATCTTTAATACCGCTACACCTGCACTTTGTAGTATCCCACTATCATTTTCACCAGACTCACTTGAAGATGATTCACCTCTGAATGATAATTTCTCATTTAGAACTGAAGACTTAAAAGATTCACACACTTCCAAGAAATCAAGTGAAATAACGGAACCAGACAGTTCTGGAGATCCTGAGCTTACCCCCGGTACACTTAATTCAAGATCCGAGTCCCCTGAACTTACAGCATCAGTAGAAACTGTCGTCTTAGACGAATCTCCAGATGACGACTTTATTTCCGAGAAAGACTACTCAGACGCCCTTGATAGCGAAGATGATCAAACCGACAGTCTGAGCAAGGATGCCGTTGATGATGACGAAGGCCAACATGGTCGTTTGTTTGAAAAATTGTCAACAGAGTACTCTGATGACTTTAAGAAGTCAACAGAGGAAGGAATAGATATGGACTCTGAGAAAACCTACACCGTTAGGTCAGTACTCCCAGTTGACAGCCTTCTGGTCCTTACAACACCAAGCGGATGCTCCCTTTTGGATTTCACGGGAGAAGACGATGGGTTCCAAGTTGTCGAGTTCAACTTTAAGACTTCAGAACTGGAAGAGTGCTCGAAGTTGACTGAGGACATCATCCGTGAGATGAATGAACAGTTAGCAAGGGATTTAGTGGCCCACAGAACCACCCAAGCTACACCACAGACCAAGATGGTTGAGATTTCTGTTCGTGACCCTATGAGGAACAGACAACTTAATATCAAGGAAACACAGGCAGTATTTACCGCCTCCGACAGACTCAACTCTGAGAACTCACCTGACCCAAGCTCACCCAGATTTGGAGATGAAAGTGACATTACAGAGGAAGACAGAAGGGAGGCACTTTTATTGCTTTCCCGCACTCTTGACTTCGACTACTACCCAACTGACTCTGACTCAGTCTACGTCATGAGCTTTTCCCTTAACGACCGTGACACTTTGGACTCAAACAGAGAACAGCTGTTGAATCAATTTTACCAGTTGTTCAACACTCCAGTGGACCAGAGTGTAAATGAAGAAGAAAGCAGTGCAAGAACAGAGAACAAGGAATCGACCTCAACCGAAGATAAGATGAATTTCGAGAGCATTTTCAAGAACTTGTCGAGTTATTCAGAGGAGAAGTTAGAGAAGTTATTGGACGAGATGAAGGCATTTTTGGAGACTGATGAGGGCAAGAAGGCTGTAGAGAAGTTCCAAAACGAAATGGCTTCGAAGCTAAAGGAGGTGGAAAAGTTGTACAAAGAAGAGTCTGAGCTAGGAAAGAAGATCTTGGGTGACCTTAGCAAACATGGAGTGGAAAACGTACAGTGCAGCAAGTTGACAACTGAAGATTGCGCAAACTACTCAAAGTGCCAAGTGCTATCAGTAGAAGGTAAAGATGTATGCTTCGTATCTCCCAAGACCATTTACTGGCTTATGCAGACCAAATGCGGACTTCAGTCCAAGGCAGCACTTCTTTCCATAGCGAGAGATCTTAGCAACATCGGAATCATCAGCAACAAACACGTCAATAACCTCGAACAGTCGTTTGACCTCAACAAAATCTGCAACGCCATTACACACTCCTATCTCTCCAAACTCTCTCCGGGACTCATGAACCCAAATTCTCGCTCCGcaaattcaaataattaa